One Vibrio taketomensis DNA window includes the following coding sequences:
- a CDS encoding DUF1289 domain-containing protein, with protein sequence MEQLEFFTVPSPCVGVCTVDEKGYCQGCMRRREERFTWLEMTPSQQLHVIKLCRQRYRRKMLAGNTAKEQSQSSEASSPQRNLFD encoded by the coding sequence ATGGAGCAATTAGAATTTTTTACCGTACCCAGTCCCTGTGTCGGCGTGTGTACTGTGGATGAAAAAGGCTATTGCCAAGGATGTATGCGCCGTAGAGAAGAAAGATTTACTTGGCTGGAAATGACACCAAGCCAGCAGCTACATGTTATCAAGCTGTGCCGCCAGCGCTACAGACGGAAAATGCTGGCGGGTAACACAGCCAAAGAACAGTCTCAATCTTCCGAAGCATCATCTCCGCAGCGAAACCTGTTCGATTGA
- a CDS encoding YciI family protein → MWYVIFSQDVENSLEKRLSVRPEHLARLQQLQDEGRLLTAGPMPAIDSENPGEAGFTGSTVIAQFESIEDAQAWADADPYIAAGVYQNVIVKPFKKVF, encoded by the coding sequence ATGTGGTACGTTATTTTTTCTCAAGATGTTGAAAACTCACTAGAGAAACGTCTAAGCGTGCGCCCAGAGCATCTTGCTCGCTTACAACAATTGCAAGATGAAGGTCGCCTGTTGACTGCAGGTCCTATGCCAGCGATCGATTCAGAAAACCCTGGTGAAGCTGGCTTTACCGGTTCAACTGTGATCGCACAATTTGAGTCAATTGAAGACGCACAAGCGTGGGCAGATGCTGACCCATACATCGCAGCGGGTGTGTACCAAAATGTGATCGTTAAACCATTTAAGAAAGTGTTCTAA
- the yciA gene encoding acyl-CoA thioester hydrolase YciA — MSQDSYSPRGQLLLRTLAMPADTNANGDIFGGWIMSQLDLAGGILAKEISGGRIVTVSVSSITFKKPVKVGDVVCCYGECTKIGRTSMSIDLEVWVKPIKEHGVEDRFMVCDATFNYVAIDANGKPRAIN; from the coding sequence ATGAGTCAGGATTCATACTCTCCTCGCGGACAACTTCTCCTTCGCACACTGGCTATGCCAGCCGATACCAACGCCAACGGTGATATTTTTGGTGGCTGGATTATGTCTCAGCTAGATTTGGCTGGAGGTATTCTCGCCAAAGAAATATCTGGCGGTCGAATCGTTACCGTCTCTGTATCTAGCATTACGTTTAAAAAACCAGTGAAAGTCGGCGACGTAGTCTGCTGCTATGGCGAATGCACTAAAATTGGCCGCACTTCAATGAGTATCGATCTTGAGGTTTGGGTGAAACCAATTAAAGAGCATGGTGTCGAAGATAGATTCATGGTTTGTGATGCCACGTTTAATTACGTTGCTATCGACGCAAACGGTAAACCACGAGCAATAAATTAG
- a CDS encoding GspS/AspS pilotin family protein yields the protein MKFGVFSAFLLLSTLAGCASNSDQKHLELLASNRASVLSSELPLEAGPLSIMRANAKGTSIEIMMIYNQDQAGAKPIAQVMQQGVRYYCTNKDTTQNLEAGLSYRIKMRNTRGQLMYDEFVTKDTCEQN from the coding sequence ATGAAATTCGGTGTTTTTTCAGCCTTTCTCTTGCTATCAACCTTAGCTGGTTGTGCGAGTAACTCAGACCAAAAACATTTGGAGTTATTAGCAAGTAATCGTGCTAGCGTTCTGTCTTCAGAGCTTCCCCTTGAAGCTGGACCTCTATCTATCATGAGAGCTAACGCGAAAGGGACAAGTATCGAAATCATGATGATCTACAATCAAGATCAAGCTGGAGCGAAACCTATCGCTCAAGTTATGCAGCAAGGCGTTCGTTACTATTGCACCAATAAAGACACCACGCAAAACCTTGAAGCCGGCTTAAGTTATCGCATCAAGATGCGCAACACTCGCGGCCAGCTTATGTATGACGAATTTGTTACAAAAGACACCTGCGAACAAAATTAG
- a CDS encoding septation protein A, with translation MKSLLDFIPLIIFFALYKIFDIYIATGGLIVATALQLTLTYWLYKKVEKMQLITFVTVAIFGSMTIFLHDDNFIKWKVTIIYALFAIGLTTSQLLGKSAIKNMLDKELTLPEFVWTRLTWAWVIFFAACALTNIYVAFTLPLDTWVNFKVFGLLAATFAFVILSGIYIYKHAAKSDIEE, from the coding sequence ATGAAATCACTGCTCGACTTTATACCCTTAATTATCTTTTTCGCTTTATACAAAATATTTGATATATACATCGCGACAGGGGGATTGATCGTAGCAACCGCTTTGCAGCTCACACTGACCTATTGGCTGTATAAGAAAGTAGAAAAAATGCAGTTAATCACCTTCGTTACGGTGGCTATCTTTGGCAGTATGACTATCTTCCTACATGACGATAACTTTATTAAATGGAAAGTCACCATCATCTATGCGCTTTTCGCCATTGGATTGACCACCAGTCAATTACTTGGAAAGTCAGCCATCAAAAACATGCTCGACAAAGAACTGACTTTGCCTGAATTCGTGTGGACAAGGCTTACTTGGGCTTGGGTAATATTTTTCGCTGCCTGCGCCTTGACCAACATTTACGTGGCATTCACGCTACCGCTAGATACATGGGTCAATTTTAAAGTTTTTGGTCTGTTAGCCGCGACATTTGCTTTCGTCATTTTGTCGGGCATCTACATCTATAAGCATGCAGCTAAATCGGATATAGAAGAATAA